Proteins co-encoded in one Xiphophorus couchianus chromosome 3, X_couchianus-1.0, whole genome shotgun sequence genomic window:
- the msh5 gene encoding mutS protein homolog 5 isoform X4: MAAALEDPRGAIGFKDPGSNLDEEEEDDTAAVLLSVLVQRGQLGLCFYESGDSSLHYMVDSPDDYELHLLSRVIQEVRPHVILTSAKQERCLTQYLQQLGSDPHYKPEVVTYPYVDFGLEVGKQRLLSTHLPFLPACISERDKMSYLSSCITFDSPLMLRAVGALLKCLDRRRVGVELEDSTVGVPILQFHAYTLKEVVYIDRDTYSVLQIFKSDLHPSVYKLQSGEKEGLSLYGILNRCRSKFGSKLLRQWFLRPTRDLAVLYRRQEVIRFFTSPRNSDVLNTLQASIRNIRNIPGVLRRMTLSSTKVSDWQTLYKTVYSAVCIRDSMRHLPQSIQLFREISEKLSEDLHYIAALINKVVDFDASLEENRFTVKPNVDPSIDDKKRRMMGLSDFLTDVARRELEHLDSRISSCCVIYLPLIGFLLSVPRLPSMVEKEDFEMEGLEFMFLSDDRLHYRSQRTRELDSLLGDLHCDIRDMETAVMTQLQSAVLERSSSLYQVLDILAELDCLMAMSSASQEYSYSSPKLARHRTIAITQGRHPLLELCSPVFVANSYQSSESEGRIKVITGPNSSGKSIFLKQVGLIVFMALIGSDVPAKEAEVGLVDGIFTRMQSRESVSVGLSTFMIDLNQLEQTQRTKRNSNFPLRVCSFSPDGPGSQQQHWQLIGAH; this comes from the exons gtTTTATTGAGTGTTTTAGTGCAGCGGGGACAGTTGGGCCTTTGTTTCTACGAAAGTGGAGACTCGTCTTTACATTATATGGTGGATTCTCCTGATGACTATGAGCTACACTTGTTGTCCAGAG TCATTCAGGAGGTCAGGCCCCATGTAATTCTAACCAGTGCAAAGCAGGAACGCTGCTTGACCCAATATTTGCAGCAACTTG GTTCTGACCCACACTATAAACCCGAGGTGGTTACTTATCCATATGTtgactttg GTCTGGAGGTCGGTAAGCAGAGGCTTCTTTCCACCCATCTGCCTTTCCTCCCAGCTTGCATTTCAGAGAGGGACAAAATGTCTTATCTTTCCTCCTGTATCACCTTTGACTCACCCTTGATG CTGAGGGCAGTGGGAGCTCTGCTGAAATGTCTGGACAGGAGGAGAGTGGGAGTAGAACTGGAAGACAGCACTGTTGGAGTCCCAATCCTGCAGTTTCATGCCTACACACT TAAAGAAGTGGTTTACATCGACCGGGACACTTACAG TGTACTTCAGATCTTTAAATCAGATCTGCACCCATCAGTCTACAAACTGCAGTCAGGTGAAAAGGAAGGACTAAGTCTCTATG GAATATTGAACCGATGTAGGAGCAAATTTGGATCCAAATTGCTACG TCAGTGGTTTCTTCGACCTACACGAGACCTTGCAGTGCTGTacagaagacaggaagtgatccGTTTCTTTACTTCACCTCGAAACTCGGACGTCCTGAACACCTTGCAGGCCTCGATACGGAACATCAGAAACATACCA GGTGTCCTGCGTCGCATGACTCTCTCCAGCACCAAAGTCAGTGACTGGCAGACTCTCTACAAG ACGGTATACAGCGCAGTGTGCATCAGGGACTCAATGCGGCACCTTCCTCAATCTATTCAGCTGTTTCGGGAGATCAGTGAGAAACTCTCTGAGGATCTTCACTACATCGCCGCTCTCATAAACAAAGTT GTGGATTTTGATGCCAGCTTAGAAGAGAACCGCTTCACTGTCAAACCCAACGTTGATCCTTCCATTGATGACA agaaaaggagGATGATGGGGCTGTCTGACTTCCTGACTGACGTTGCCAGAAGAGAGCTTGAACATCTGGACTCTCgaatctcctcctgctgtgtCATTTACCTCCCCCTG ATTGGATTTCTGCTTTCTGTGCCTCGACTGCCCAGCATGGTGGAAAAAGAGGATTTTGAAATGGAGGGACTTGAGTTTATG TTCCTCTCAGACGACCGGCTGCACTACCGTAGTCAAAGAACCAGAGAGCTGGACAGCCTCCTGGGGGACTTGCACTGTGACATTAGAG ACATGGAGACTGCAGTGATGACACAGTTGCAGAGTGCCGTCCTGGAAAGGAGCAGTTCTCTGTATCAG GTACTGGATATCCTGGCTGAGCTGGACTGTCTGATGGCGATGAGCAGCGCCTCTCAGGAGTACAGCTACTCCTCACCCAAGCTCGCCAGACATAGAACAATAGCAATAACACAGGGAAG ACACCCGCTGCTGGAACTGTGTTCTCCGGTGTTTGTGGCCAACTCCTACCAGAGCTCTGAATCAGAGGGCAGAATCAAGGTCATCACTGGTCCAAACTCATCTGGCAAGAGCATCTTCCTCAAACAG GTGGGTCTGATTGTGTtcatggctctgattggctcagacGTGCCGGCTAAAGAGGCAGAGGTAGGTCTGGTGGACGGGATCTTCACTCGCATGCAGAGCAGAGAGTCCGTGTCTGTGGGCCTCAGCACCTTTATGATAGATCTCAACCAG CTGGagcaaacacaaagaacaaagagaAACAGCAATTTTCCTTTAAGGGTTTGCTCTTTTTCTCCAGATGGCCCTGGCTCTCAACAGCAGCACTGGCAGCTCATTGGTGCTCATTGA
- the msh5 gene encoding mutS protein homolog 5 isoform X3, with protein MAAALEDPRGAIGFKDPGSNLDEEEEDDTAAVLLSVLVQRGQLGLCFYESGDSSLHYMVDSPDDYELHLLSRVIQEVRPHVILTSAKQERCLTQYLQQLGSDPHYKPEVVTYPYVDFGLEVGKQRLLSTHLPFLPACISERDKMSYLSSCITFDSPLMLRAVGALLKCLDRRRVGVELEDSTVGVPILQFHAYTLKEVVYIDRDTYSVLQIFKSDLHPSVYKLQSGEKEGLSLYGILNRCRSKFGSKLLRQWFLRPTRDLAVLYRRQEVIRFFTSPRNSDVLNTLQASIRNIRNIPGVLRRMTLSSTKVSDWQTLYKTVYSAVCIRDSMRHLPQSIQLFREISEKLSEDLHYIAALINKVVDFDASLEENRFTVKPNVDPSIDDKKRRMMGLSDFLTDVARRELEHLDSRISSCCVIYLPLIGFLLSVPRLPSMVEKEDFEMEGLEFMFLSDDRLHYRSQRTRELDSLLGDLHCDIRDMETAVMTQLQSAVLERSSSLYQVLDILAELDCLMAMSSASQEYSYSSPKLARHRTIAITQGRHPLLELCSPVFVANSYQSSESEGRIKVITGPNSSGKSIFLKQVGLIVFMALIGSDVPAKEAEVGLVDGIFTRMQSRESVSVGLSTFMIDLNQMALALNSSTGSSLVLIDEFGKGTNTTLETAVDRDELVFLYQLKEGICQSSYAANIAALAGLPTCLVHRAMEASEHYRTGKPIKRIDKASSDEQAKRCQSVVQKFLSLDLEDKDVDLQSFMKDELLPSAGELLNRS; from the exons gtTTTATTGAGTGTTTTAGTGCAGCGGGGACAGTTGGGCCTTTGTTTCTACGAAAGTGGAGACTCGTCTTTACATTATATGGTGGATTCTCCTGATGACTATGAGCTACACTTGTTGTCCAGAG TCATTCAGGAGGTCAGGCCCCATGTAATTCTAACCAGTGCAAAGCAGGAACGCTGCTTGACCCAATATTTGCAGCAACTTG GTTCTGACCCACACTATAAACCCGAGGTGGTTACTTATCCATATGTtgactttg GTCTGGAGGTCGGTAAGCAGAGGCTTCTTTCCACCCATCTGCCTTTCCTCCCAGCTTGCATTTCAGAGAGGGACAAAATGTCTTATCTTTCCTCCTGTATCACCTTTGACTCACCCTTGATG CTGAGGGCAGTGGGAGCTCTGCTGAAATGTCTGGACAGGAGGAGAGTGGGAGTAGAACTGGAAGACAGCACTGTTGGAGTCCCAATCCTGCAGTTTCATGCCTACACACT TAAAGAAGTGGTTTACATCGACCGGGACACTTACAG TGTACTTCAGATCTTTAAATCAGATCTGCACCCATCAGTCTACAAACTGCAGTCAGGTGAAAAGGAAGGACTAAGTCTCTATG GAATATTGAACCGATGTAGGAGCAAATTTGGATCCAAATTGCTACG TCAGTGGTTTCTTCGACCTACACGAGACCTTGCAGTGCTGTacagaagacaggaagtgatccGTTTCTTTACTTCACCTCGAAACTCGGACGTCCTGAACACCTTGCAGGCCTCGATACGGAACATCAGAAACATACCA GGTGTCCTGCGTCGCATGACTCTCTCCAGCACCAAAGTCAGTGACTGGCAGACTCTCTACAAG ACGGTATACAGCGCAGTGTGCATCAGGGACTCAATGCGGCACCTTCCTCAATCTATTCAGCTGTTTCGGGAGATCAGTGAGAAACTCTCTGAGGATCTTCACTACATCGCCGCTCTCATAAACAAAGTT GTGGATTTTGATGCCAGCTTAGAAGAGAACCGCTTCACTGTCAAACCCAACGTTGATCCTTCCATTGATGACA agaaaaggagGATGATGGGGCTGTCTGACTTCCTGACTGACGTTGCCAGAAGAGAGCTTGAACATCTGGACTCTCgaatctcctcctgctgtgtCATTTACCTCCCCCTG ATTGGATTTCTGCTTTCTGTGCCTCGACTGCCCAGCATGGTGGAAAAAGAGGATTTTGAAATGGAGGGACTTGAGTTTATG TTCCTCTCAGACGACCGGCTGCACTACCGTAGTCAAAGAACCAGAGAGCTGGACAGCCTCCTGGGGGACTTGCACTGTGACATTAGAG ACATGGAGACTGCAGTGATGACACAGTTGCAGAGTGCCGTCCTGGAAAGGAGCAGTTCTCTGTATCAG GTACTGGATATCCTGGCTGAGCTGGACTGTCTGATGGCGATGAGCAGCGCCTCTCAGGAGTACAGCTACTCCTCACCCAAGCTCGCCAGACATAGAACAATAGCAATAACACAGGGAAG ACACCCGCTGCTGGAACTGTGTTCTCCGGTGTTTGTGGCCAACTCCTACCAGAGCTCTGAATCAGAGGGCAGAATCAAGGTCATCACTGGTCCAAACTCATCTGGCAAGAGCATCTTCCTCAAACAG GTGGGTCTGATTGTGTtcatggctctgattggctcagacGTGCCGGCTAAAGAGGCAGAGGTAGGTCTGGTGGACGGGATCTTCACTCGCATGCAGAGCAGAGAGTCCGTGTCTGTGGGCCTCAGCACCTTTATGATAGATCTCAACCAG ATGGCCCTGGCTCTCAACAGCAGCACTGGCAGCTCATTGGTGCTCATTGATGAGTTTGGAAAGGGCACCAACACA acttTAGAAACAGCCGTAGACAGAGATGAGTTGGTGTTTTTGTACCAGCTGAAGGAAGGGATCTGCCAATCCAGTTACGCTGCCAACATTGCTGCACTGGCAGGCCTGCCAACATGTCTTGTACACAGAGCCATGGAG GCGTCTGAACATTACCGAACAGGAAAACCCATCAAACGCATTGACAAAGCATCATCAGACGAGCAGGCCAAGAG ATGCCAATCTGTGGTGCAGAAGTTTTTGAGTCTTGACCTGGAGGACAAAGACGTGGATCTGCAGAGCTTCATGAAAGATGAGCTTCTGCCCTCTGCTGGAGAGCTCCTGAACCGCAGCTAG
- the msh5 gene encoding mutS protein homolog 5 isoform X1 has protein sequence MAAALEDPRGAIGFKDPGSNLDEEEEDDTAAVLLSVLVQRGQLGLCFYESGDSSLHYMVDSPDDYELHLLSRVIQEVRPHVILTSAKQERCLTQYLQQLGSDPHYKPEVVTYPYVDFGLEVGKQRLLSTHLPFLPACISERDKMSYLSSCITFDSPLMLRAVGALLKCLDRRRVGVELEDSTVGVPILQFHAYTLKEVVYIDRDTYSVLQIFKSDLHPSVYKLQSGEKEGLSLYGILNRCRSKFGSKLLRQWFLRPTRDLAVLYRRQEVIRFFTSPRNSDVLNTLQASIRNIRNIPGVLRRMTLSSTKVSDWQTLYKTVYSAVCIRDSMRHLPQSIQLFREISEKLSEDLHYIAALINKVVDFDASLEENRFTVKPNVDPSIDDKKRRMMGLSDFLTDVARRELEHLDSRISSCCVIYLPLIGFLLSVPRLPSMVEKEDFEMEGLEFMFLSDDRLHYRSQRTRELDSLLGDLHCDIRDMETAVMTQLQSAVLERSSSLYQVLDILAELDCLMAMSSASQEYSYSSPKLARHRTIAITQGRHPLLELCSPVFVANSYQSSESEGRIKVITGPNSSGKSIFLKQVGLIVFMALIGSDVPAKEAEVGLVDGIFTRMQSRESVSVGLSTFMIDLNQMALALNSSTGSSLVLIDEFGKGTNTVDGLSLLAASVSFWLKKPPVDVPHVLLATNFHSLMQLGLLPTTGMLSFLTLETAVDRDELVFLYQLKEGICQSSYAANIAALAGLPTCLVHRAMEASEHYRTGKPIKRIDKASSDEQAKRCQSVVQKFLSLDLEDKDVDLQSFMKDELLPSAGELLNRS, from the exons gtTTTATTGAGTGTTTTAGTGCAGCGGGGACAGTTGGGCCTTTGTTTCTACGAAAGTGGAGACTCGTCTTTACATTATATGGTGGATTCTCCTGATGACTATGAGCTACACTTGTTGTCCAGAG TCATTCAGGAGGTCAGGCCCCATGTAATTCTAACCAGTGCAAAGCAGGAACGCTGCTTGACCCAATATTTGCAGCAACTTG GTTCTGACCCACACTATAAACCCGAGGTGGTTACTTATCCATATGTtgactttg GTCTGGAGGTCGGTAAGCAGAGGCTTCTTTCCACCCATCTGCCTTTCCTCCCAGCTTGCATTTCAGAGAGGGACAAAATGTCTTATCTTTCCTCCTGTATCACCTTTGACTCACCCTTGATG CTGAGGGCAGTGGGAGCTCTGCTGAAATGTCTGGACAGGAGGAGAGTGGGAGTAGAACTGGAAGACAGCACTGTTGGAGTCCCAATCCTGCAGTTTCATGCCTACACACT TAAAGAAGTGGTTTACATCGACCGGGACACTTACAG TGTACTTCAGATCTTTAAATCAGATCTGCACCCATCAGTCTACAAACTGCAGTCAGGTGAAAAGGAAGGACTAAGTCTCTATG GAATATTGAACCGATGTAGGAGCAAATTTGGATCCAAATTGCTACG TCAGTGGTTTCTTCGACCTACACGAGACCTTGCAGTGCTGTacagaagacaggaagtgatccGTTTCTTTACTTCACCTCGAAACTCGGACGTCCTGAACACCTTGCAGGCCTCGATACGGAACATCAGAAACATACCA GGTGTCCTGCGTCGCATGACTCTCTCCAGCACCAAAGTCAGTGACTGGCAGACTCTCTACAAG ACGGTATACAGCGCAGTGTGCATCAGGGACTCAATGCGGCACCTTCCTCAATCTATTCAGCTGTTTCGGGAGATCAGTGAGAAACTCTCTGAGGATCTTCACTACATCGCCGCTCTCATAAACAAAGTT GTGGATTTTGATGCCAGCTTAGAAGAGAACCGCTTCACTGTCAAACCCAACGTTGATCCTTCCATTGATGACA agaaaaggagGATGATGGGGCTGTCTGACTTCCTGACTGACGTTGCCAGAAGAGAGCTTGAACATCTGGACTCTCgaatctcctcctgctgtgtCATTTACCTCCCCCTG ATTGGATTTCTGCTTTCTGTGCCTCGACTGCCCAGCATGGTGGAAAAAGAGGATTTTGAAATGGAGGGACTTGAGTTTATG TTCCTCTCAGACGACCGGCTGCACTACCGTAGTCAAAGAACCAGAGAGCTGGACAGCCTCCTGGGGGACTTGCACTGTGACATTAGAG ACATGGAGACTGCAGTGATGACACAGTTGCAGAGTGCCGTCCTGGAAAGGAGCAGTTCTCTGTATCAG GTACTGGATATCCTGGCTGAGCTGGACTGTCTGATGGCGATGAGCAGCGCCTCTCAGGAGTACAGCTACTCCTCACCCAAGCTCGCCAGACATAGAACAATAGCAATAACACAGGGAAG ACACCCGCTGCTGGAACTGTGTTCTCCGGTGTTTGTGGCCAACTCCTACCAGAGCTCTGAATCAGAGGGCAGAATCAAGGTCATCACTGGTCCAAACTCATCTGGCAAGAGCATCTTCCTCAAACAG GTGGGTCTGATTGTGTtcatggctctgattggctcagacGTGCCGGCTAAAGAGGCAGAGGTAGGTCTGGTGGACGGGATCTTCACTCGCATGCAGAGCAGAGAGTCCGTGTCTGTGGGCCTCAGCACCTTTATGATAGATCTCAACCAG ATGGCCCTGGCTCTCAACAGCAGCACTGGCAGCTCATTGGTGCTCATTGATGAGTTTGGAAAGGGCACCAACACA GTTGATGGGCTGTCTTTACTCGCTGCATCTGTCTCTTTTTGGCTAAAAAAGCCTCCGGTGGATGTTCCTCACGTCCTGTTGGCTACAAACTTCCACAGTCTGATGCAGTTAGGGCTGCTACCAACCACTGGCATGCTGTCTTTTCTG acttTAGAAACAGCCGTAGACAGAGATGAGTTGGTGTTTTTGTACCAGCTGAAGGAAGGGATCTGCCAATCCAGTTACGCTGCCAACATTGCTGCACTGGCAGGCCTGCCAACATGTCTTGTACACAGAGCCATGGAG GCGTCTGAACATTACCGAACAGGAAAACCCATCAAACGCATTGACAAAGCATCATCAGACGAGCAGGCCAAGAG ATGCCAATCTGTGGTGCAGAAGTTTTTGAGTCTTGACCTGGAGGACAAAGACGTGGATCTGCAGAGCTTCATGAAAGATGAGCTTCTGCCCTCTGCTGGAGAGCTCCTGAACCGCAGCTAG
- the msh5 gene encoding mutS protein homolog 5 isoform X2, whose protein sequence is MAAALEDPRGAIGFKDPGSNLDEEEEDDTAAVLLSVLVQRGQLGLCFYESGDSSLHYMVDSPDDYELHLLSRVIQEVRPHVILTSAKQERCLTQYLQQLGSDPHYKPEVVTYPYVDFGLEVGKQRLLSTHLPFLPACISERDKMSYLSSCITFDSPLMLRAVGALLKCLDRRRVGVELEDSTVGVPILQFHAYTLKEVVYIDRDTYSVLQIFKSDLHPSVYKLQSGEKEGLSLYGILNRCRSKFGSKLLRQWFLRPTRDLAVLYRRQEVIRFFTSPRNSDVLNTLQASIRNIRNIPGVLRRMTLSSTKVSDWQTLYKTVYSAVCIRDSMRHLPQSIQLFREISEKLSEDLHYIAALINKVVDFDASLEENRFTVKPNVDPSIDDKKRRMMGLSDFLTDVARRELEHLDSRISSCCVIYLPLIGFLLSVPRLPSMVEKEDFEMEGLEFMVCLCGRKGVTKDMETAVMTQLQSAVLERSSSLYQVLDILAELDCLMAMSSASQEYSYSSPKLARHRTIAITQGRHPLLELCSPVFVANSYQSSESEGRIKVITGPNSSGKSIFLKQVGLIVFMALIGSDVPAKEAEVGLVDGIFTRMQSRESVSVGLSTFMIDLNQMALALNSSTGSSLVLIDEFGKGTNTVDGLSLLAASVSFWLKKPPVDVPHVLLATNFHSLMQLGLLPTTGMLSFLTLETAVDRDELVFLYQLKEGICQSSYAANIAALAGLPTCLVHRAMEASEHYRTGKPIKRIDKASSDEQAKRCQSVVQKFLSLDLEDKDVDLQSFMKDELLPSAGELLNRS, encoded by the exons gtTTTATTGAGTGTTTTAGTGCAGCGGGGACAGTTGGGCCTTTGTTTCTACGAAAGTGGAGACTCGTCTTTACATTATATGGTGGATTCTCCTGATGACTATGAGCTACACTTGTTGTCCAGAG TCATTCAGGAGGTCAGGCCCCATGTAATTCTAACCAGTGCAAAGCAGGAACGCTGCTTGACCCAATATTTGCAGCAACTTG GTTCTGACCCACACTATAAACCCGAGGTGGTTACTTATCCATATGTtgactttg GTCTGGAGGTCGGTAAGCAGAGGCTTCTTTCCACCCATCTGCCTTTCCTCCCAGCTTGCATTTCAGAGAGGGACAAAATGTCTTATCTTTCCTCCTGTATCACCTTTGACTCACCCTTGATG CTGAGGGCAGTGGGAGCTCTGCTGAAATGTCTGGACAGGAGGAGAGTGGGAGTAGAACTGGAAGACAGCACTGTTGGAGTCCCAATCCTGCAGTTTCATGCCTACACACT TAAAGAAGTGGTTTACATCGACCGGGACACTTACAG TGTACTTCAGATCTTTAAATCAGATCTGCACCCATCAGTCTACAAACTGCAGTCAGGTGAAAAGGAAGGACTAAGTCTCTATG GAATATTGAACCGATGTAGGAGCAAATTTGGATCCAAATTGCTACG TCAGTGGTTTCTTCGACCTACACGAGACCTTGCAGTGCTGTacagaagacaggaagtgatccGTTTCTTTACTTCACCTCGAAACTCGGACGTCCTGAACACCTTGCAGGCCTCGATACGGAACATCAGAAACATACCA GGTGTCCTGCGTCGCATGACTCTCTCCAGCACCAAAGTCAGTGACTGGCAGACTCTCTACAAG ACGGTATACAGCGCAGTGTGCATCAGGGACTCAATGCGGCACCTTCCTCAATCTATTCAGCTGTTTCGGGAGATCAGTGAGAAACTCTCTGAGGATCTTCACTACATCGCCGCTCTCATAAACAAAGTT GTGGATTTTGATGCCAGCTTAGAAGAGAACCGCTTCACTGTCAAACCCAACGTTGATCCTTCCATTGATGACA agaaaaggagGATGATGGGGCTGTCTGACTTCCTGACTGACGTTGCCAGAAGAGAGCTTGAACATCTGGACTCTCgaatctcctcctgctgtgtCATTTACCTCCCCCTG ATTGGATTTCTGCTTTCTGTGCCTCGACTGCCCAGCATGGTGGAAAAAGAGGATTTTGAAATGGAGGGACTTGAGTTTATGGTGTGTCTGTGTGGTCGCAAAGGGGTGACAAAAG ACATGGAGACTGCAGTGATGACACAGTTGCAGAGTGCCGTCCTGGAAAGGAGCAGTTCTCTGTATCAG GTACTGGATATCCTGGCTGAGCTGGACTGTCTGATGGCGATGAGCAGCGCCTCTCAGGAGTACAGCTACTCCTCACCCAAGCTCGCCAGACATAGAACAATAGCAATAACACAGGGAAG ACACCCGCTGCTGGAACTGTGTTCTCCGGTGTTTGTGGCCAACTCCTACCAGAGCTCTGAATCAGAGGGCAGAATCAAGGTCATCACTGGTCCAAACTCATCTGGCAAGAGCATCTTCCTCAAACAG GTGGGTCTGATTGTGTtcatggctctgattggctcagacGTGCCGGCTAAAGAGGCAGAGGTAGGTCTGGTGGACGGGATCTTCACTCGCATGCAGAGCAGAGAGTCCGTGTCTGTGGGCCTCAGCACCTTTATGATAGATCTCAACCAG ATGGCCCTGGCTCTCAACAGCAGCACTGGCAGCTCATTGGTGCTCATTGATGAGTTTGGAAAGGGCACCAACACA GTTGATGGGCTGTCTTTACTCGCTGCATCTGTCTCTTTTTGGCTAAAAAAGCCTCCGGTGGATGTTCCTCACGTCCTGTTGGCTACAAACTTCCACAGTCTGATGCAGTTAGGGCTGCTACCAACCACTGGCATGCTGTCTTTTCTG acttTAGAAACAGCCGTAGACAGAGATGAGTTGGTGTTTTTGTACCAGCTGAAGGAAGGGATCTGCCAATCCAGTTACGCTGCCAACATTGCTGCACTGGCAGGCCTGCCAACATGTCTTGTACACAGAGCCATGGAG GCGTCTGAACATTACCGAACAGGAAAACCCATCAAACGCATTGACAAAGCATCATCAGACGAGCAGGCCAAGAG ATGCCAATCTGTGGTGCAGAAGTTTTTGAGTCTTGACCTGGAGGACAAAGACGTGGATCTGCAGAGCTTCATGAAAGATGAGCTTCTGCCCTCTGCTGGAGAGCTCCTGAACCGCAGCTAG